One genomic region from Lates calcarifer isolate ASB-BC8 linkage group LG10, TLL_Latcal_v3, whole genome shotgun sequence encodes:
- the sema7a gene encoding semaphorin-7A, which translates to MERFVLIYIWLAGYFQLGRVLSVSLRDAPTLGSKNTPRLLSKDTVRGGFEYPVSQNHSVFFFNEDSEEMYVGGTDFVLKLDTGDYHVKEKFPLEVTGQRRCQGGPCKNIITVIEKFQDSLFVCGTNGHRPQCWKLFPSVNNQSSEIVESYEGTGISPFVYTQNSLSLTVEGDLYAAAPLDTDGSSLQFRRKAGHRTNVWMYDNWVSEPTFISASWVRRVEDPDNEKIYVFFREKNSDHSPEADPWISRVARVCKVDEGGSKRFFQNMWTSFLKARLVCGFPEESLYFNRLQDIYVMHAEDWHNTRVYALFTSSWNSTAVCIYTIEMIEEIFEHSTFKGYNKDIPHPRPGTCVQNSKSLPLATVNVVKDHPEMVDWVHSVHYTAPFYVSSNDYTKIAVDRVQSADQHIYNILLLATDSGKIHKILEAGSEPFIISETQLSSSSTIQSMKLDSKKKKLVVGFSEKISTVDLQRCQEYNSSCADCVLARDPYCAWTKFGCTPTVPGGIQNIMDGEINVCSVEEQDQVHRAKRDIVSTAPADLWTDHSVPLGVPFYLSCPIDSYHAIYTWEHSGQSSPCLQMQSNCLHLIPAIAQENYGVYECVSKEKDYTKVVKTYQLSEQRIPRIYKKIIPGERNYASADVSQTALIVLGLAVAALL; encoded by the exons ATGGAGcggtttgttttaatttatatttggcTCGCTGGGTATTTTCAGCTTGGTCGAGTCCTCAGCGTCAGTTTAAGAGACGCGCCGACTCTTGGATCTAAAAATACTCCCAGACTACTGAGCAAAG ATACAGTCAGAGGTGGATTTGAATATCCAGTGTCCCAGAatcacagtgttttcttctttaatgAAGACTCTGAGGAGATGTATGTTGGAGGgactgattttgttttaaaactggACACGGGTGACTACCATGTCAAAGAG AAATTTCCTCTGGAAGTAACAGGGCAACGGAGGTGTCAAGGG GGACCCTGTAAAAATATCATCACTGTCATTGAGAAGTTTCAGGACAGCCTGTTTGTCTGTGGAACAAATGGACACAGGCCTCAATGCTGGAAACTT TTCCCATCAGTGAACAATCAGTCCAGTGAAATAGTGGAGAGTTATGAGGGGACGGGCATTTCTCCGTTCGTGTACACCCAGAACTCCCTGTCACTGACAGTAG AAGGGGACCTGTATGCAGCAGCGCCTTTGGATACTGATGGAAGTTCATTGCAATTCAGAAGAAAAGCTGGCCACAGGACTAATGTTTGGATGTATGACAACTGGGTCTCAG AACCCACGTTCATCTCTGCGTCCTGGGTGAGGCGAGTGGAGGACCCTGACAACGAGAAAATTTATGTCTTTTTTCGGGAGAAGAACTCAGACCACAGCCCAGAGGCTGACCCCTGGATATCTAGGGTTGCCAGAGTTTGCAAG GTAGATGAAGGCGGATCGAAACGATTCTTCCAGAACATGTGGACATCTTTTCTCAAGGCCCGGCTTGTCTGTGGGTTTCCAGAGGAATCGCTGTATTTCAACCGCCTCCAGGACATTTATGTGATGCACGCTGAGGACTGGCACAACACCAGAGTCTATGCCCTTTTCACAAGCAGCTG GAACTCTACAGCAGTTTGCATCTATACTATAGAAATGATTGAAGAGATATTTGAGCACTCAACTTTCAAAGGCTACAACAAAGACATTCCCCACCCGAGGCCTGGAACG tgtgtacaAAACAGCAAGAGCCTGCCACTGGCCACAGTCAATGTGGTGAAGGATCACCCGGAAATGGTTGACTGGGTTCACTCCGTGCACTACACAGCTCCATTTTATGTAAGCAGCAACGACTACACCAAGATAGCTGTGGACAGAGTTCAATCTGCGGACCAGCACATTTATAACATCCTGCTTCTAGCCACAG ATTCTGGCAAGATCCATAAAATCTTAGAGGCTGGGTCTGAACCTTTCATCATCTCAGAAACACAACTCTCCAGCAGTTCAACCATACAATCAATGAAGCTTGACTCCAAAAAG aaAAAGTTAGTCGTGGGTTTTTCAGAGAAAATCTCCACTGTGGATCTCCAGAGGTGTCAGGAGTACAACAGCTCCTGCGCAGATTGTGTTCTGGCCCGGGACCCATACTGTGCGTGGACTAAATTTGGATGTACCCCGACTGTCCC TGGAGGCATTCAGAATATCATGGATGGGGAAATAAATGTGTGCTCAGTAGAAG aACAAGACCAAGTACACCGGGCCAAACGGGACATAGTTTCAACAGCACCAGCAGATTTGTGGACAGATCATTCAGTGCCCCTGGGTGTCCCTTTCTACCTGTCATGTCCTATAGACTCTTACCACGCTATCTACACCTGGGAGCACAGTGGCCAGAGCAGCCCTTGTCTGCAGATGCAGTCTAACTGTCTGCACCTCATCCCTGCCATAGCACAAGAGAACTACGGTGTCTACGAGTGTGTTTCCAAAGAGAAAGACTACACAAAAGTGGTGAAAACATATCAGCTTTCAGAGCAAAGGATCCCACGCATATATAAGAAAATTATCCCTGGTGAAAGAAATTATGCATCAGCTGATGTGTCGCAGACGGCATTGATTGTACTTGGGCTGGCTGTAGCAGCATTGCTGTGA
- the commd4 gene encoding COMM domain-containing protein 4 produces MRFRFCGDLDCPDWVLAEISTLAKISSVKMKLLCAQVLKDLLGEGIDYDKVAKLTADAKFESGDIKASVAVLSFIFSSAAKHDVDSDSLSSELQQLGLPKEHTTGLCKSYEDKHSALQDKLRETSLRLGRLEAVSWRVDYTLSSSELREVNEPVIQLKLQAQGAESGSTETTVVSVSADKFRVLLAELKQAQAMMNALQ; encoded by the exons ATG CGGTTCCGTTTCTGTGGAGATTTGGACTGCCCGGATTGGGTGCTTGCCGAAATTAGCACATTAGCTAAAATT TCAAGTGTCAAGATGAAACTCCTATGTGCTCAAGTGCTGAAGGATTTGCTTGGGGAGGGCATTGAT tATGACAAGGTTGCAAAGCTTACTGCGGATGCAAAGTTTG AGAGCGGAGACATCAAAGCTAGTGTGGCGGTGCTCAGCTTCATTTTCTCCAGTGCAGCGAAGCACGATGTTGACAGCGACTCCCTGTCCAGTGAGCTACAGCAGCTCGGTCTGCCCAAAG AACACACAACGGGCCTCTGCAAATCATACGAAGACAAACACTCTGCACTGCAAGACAAACTAAGAGAGACGAGCCTGAGAT TGGGTCGACTGGAAGCTGTGTCATGGCGCGTTGACTACACTCTGAGCTCCAGTGAATTAAGAGAGGTGAATGAACCGGTGATTCAGCTTAAACTCCAGGCACAAGGTGCAGAGTCAGGCTCCACAGAGACAACTGTGGTCTCTGTTTCTGCTGACAAGTTCAGAGTATTGCTTGCAG agcTCAAACAAGCCCAGGCTATGATGAATGCACTACAGTGA
- the neil1 gene encoding endonuclease 8-like 1, producing the protein MPEGPELHLASLYVNKMCEGVVFTGPVKKSEVSKSPEVPFTCEAYCIRAASRGKEVKLTLTPIKTDDTKQRVKAGQADQPMDIVFRFGMSGYFRFTAEDELPKHAHLRFYSKEKPCRVLSYVDVRRFGSWQPNGTWQPDRGPCVMFEYKSFRENVVAHLSDRAFDRPICEVLLNQKYFNGVGNYLRAEILFRLSIPPFMPARTVLEGLESEDTCENGKPVKNDITDTKTTDRTKKKGVKGQTADLLRLCHTVPLEVVNLGGKGYDPAKADYSDFEAWLQCYCVDGMKSIRDHNGRTMWFKGDPGPMAPKGI; encoded by the exons ATGCCTGAGGGACCGGAGCTCCACCTGGCCAGCCTTTACGTGAACAAAATGTGTGAGGGAGTGGTGTTCACTGGGCCGGTTAAAAAATCTGAAGTCAGCAAGAGTCCTGAGGTGCCCTTCACCTGTGAGGCCTATTGCATCAGAGCTGCTTCCAGGGGGAAGGAAGTGAAGCTCACATTGACGCCCATTAAGACTGATGACACCAAACAGAGAGTGAAGGCAGGACAAGCTGATCAGCCCATGGACATTGTTTTTCGCTTTGGGATGTCTGGCTATTTCCGCTTCACCGCAGAGGATGAGCTGCCCAAACATGCACATCTGCGCTTTTATTCCAAAGAGAAGCCCTGCAGAGTGCTGAGCTATGTGGATGTGCGCAGGTTTGGCAGCTGGCAGCCCAATGGGACCTGGCAACCTGACCGAGGTCCCTGCGTCATGTTTGAGTACAAAAGCTTCAG GGAGAACGTGGTGGCGCACCTGTCTGACCGCGCCTTTGACAGGCCCATCTGTGAAGTTCTGCTCAATCAGAAGTATTTCAATGGAGTCGGGAACTATCTGAGAGCTGAAATCCTTTTCAG gttgaGCATTCCGCCCTTCATGCCTGCCAGGACCGTGTTGGAAGGCCTTGAGTCAGAAGACACATGTGAAAATGGCAAGCCTGTGAAAAATGacatcacagacacaaag ACCACAGACAGAACCAAAAAGAAAGGAGTGAAAGGGCAGACGGCAGACCTGCTTAGGCTGTGTCATACCGTACCTCTGGAGGTGGTGAATCTAG GTGGGAAGGGTTACGACCCGGCAAAGGCGGATTACTCTGACTTTGAGGCGTGGCTGCAGTGTTACTGTGTTGATGGGATGAAATCTATCCGGGACCACAATGGCAGGACCATGTGGTTCAAA GGAGATCCAGGCCCCATGGCACCTAAAGGTATTTAA
- the man2c1 gene encoding alpha-mannosidase 2C1, producing MYHQPVLKNRRTLLERAEKFISDIYFTDCNLRGRLYGDSCPLVSLTSFLSPKRITFAEASKQNFAPYRIGDTFGPTWWTCWFKVTLKIPESWRGKEVHLLWESDGEAMVWRDGQPVQGLTKEGEKTSYILSDCLKDEEPHSDTLYVEMACNGLFGAGQGSMIAAPDPNKKFSLQRAELVVFNRNVRELLTDFEMLIDIVKELGEGEQRGYQALFTVNEMVNLCDPANSSSFSKVHNLAQKFFNQRNGESQHTVHAMGHCHIDSAWLWPYEETIRKCGRSWVTVIRLMERNPEFVFTCSQAQQFQWVKSWYPGLFSQIQHYVKKGQFIPVGGTWVEMDGNLPSGESMVRQFLEGQRFFNQEFGVHCKEFWLPDTFGYSAQLPQIMQSCGISNFLTQKLSWNLVNTFPHNTFFWEGLDGSKVLTHFPPGNSYEMKGKIEDLVRTVKNNKDKGRANHSAALFGFGDGGGGPTQLMLDRLRRVQDTDGLPKVQTSSPDQLFSRLQSDSALLCTWSGELFLELHNGTYTTQAQIKRGNRQCETLLHDVEIASSLALCQDRTFKYPVKKLQELWRLLLLNQFHDVIPGSCIEMVVEDALRYYEDIRTDGTALLHDAFGALGSKGNSAGVFNSLPWERHEVIETKHGFVLVRVPSVGLSPVKDTQPVTPVSVTVQADGTILMENGILRTVVNKDGTLASLCLINANREAIYDGCHGNQFVMFDDVPLYWDAWDVMDYHLQTRKPVLEVVQPAHVVSSGGLRGSVDFTLRISDKSTVTQEIIMDAMCPYIKFNTEVKWAESHRLLKVEFPVRVHSPNATYEIQFGHLQRPTHRNTSWDWARFEVWGHKWADLSEHNFGVALLNDCKYGYSVHKNTMTLSLLRAPKAPDANADMGIHHFTYAIMPHSGSFQDASVIQCAYNLNFPLRLIQCSPDTVPWSAFSVSSEAVILETVKQAEEQKGALVVRLYESHGSSVTATLHTTLPVREAFHCDLLERQDPTQPADITSQGLTLKFSPFQIVSLLLIL from the exons ACTCTATGGAGACTCTTGTCCGCTGGTATCCCTCACCTCCTTCTTGTCCCCTAAACGGATCACATTTGCAGAAGCTTCCAAGCAGAACTTTGCACCTTATCGCATTGGCGATACCTTTGGACCAAC GTGGTGGACCTGCTGGTTTAAGGTGACCCTGAAAATCCCTGAGTCCTGGAGGGGGAAAGAGGTTCATCTTCTGTGGGAAAGTGATGGAGAAGCAATGGTGTGGAGAGATGGACAGCCGGTTCAG GGCCTGActaaagagggagaaaagacgaGTTACATCTTATCTGACTGTCTGAAAGATGAGGAGCCGCACAG tGACACCCTTTATGTGGAGATGGCCTGTAATGGGCTTTTCGGAGCTGGTCAAGGTTCCATGATTGCAGCTCCAGACCCGAACAAGAAGTTTTCCTTACAGAGAGCTGAGCTAGTGGTATTTAACCGCAATGTAAGGGAGCTGCTGACTGATTTTGAGATGCTTATCGACATTGTGAAG GAACTAGGCGAGGGAGAGCAGCGAGGCTACCAGGCGCTCTTCACTGTGAATGAGATGGTCAACCTCTGTGACCCCGCTAATTCCAGCTCTTTCTCCAAAGTTCACAATCTGGCTCAGAAGTTCTTCAACCAGCGGAACGGAGAGAGCCAACACACTGTCCATGCAATGGGTCACTGCCACATAGACTCAG CTTGGCTATGGCCCTATGAGGAGACCATTCGCAAATGTGGCCGAAGTTGGGTGACAGTAATCCGTTTAATGGAAAGGAACCCAGAGTTTGTGTTCACTTGCTCTCAG GCCCAGCAATTCCAGTGGGTGAAGAGCTGGTACCCAGGACTGTTCTCCCAGATCCAGCATTATGTGAAGAAAGGCCAGTTCATTCCAGTTGGAGGAACGTGGGTCGAAATG GATGGTAATCTGCCTTCAGGCGAGTCCATGGTCAGGCAGTTCCTGGAGGGCCAGCGCTTCTTCAACCAAGAGTTTGGGGTCCACTGCAAAGAG TTCTGGCTTCCGGATACATTTGGCTACTCTGCCCAGCTTCCTCAGATAATGCAGAGTTGTGGTATTTCCAACTTTTTGACACAGAAGCTGAGCTGGAACCTGGTCAACACCTTTCCT CACAACACATTTTTCTGGGAAGGTCTGGACGGATCCAAGGTTTTAACACACTTCCCACCAGGGAATTCCTATGAAATGAAAGGCAAGATTGAAGAT CTTGTGAGAACAGTGAAGAATAACAAAGACAAAGGCAGAGCTAACCACAGTGCGGCACTGTTTGGTTTTGGTGATGGCGGGGGCGGGCCTACGCAGCTGATGCTAGACAGACTGCGTCGGGTTCAGGACACTGATGGGCTTCCAAA AGTCCAGACATCTAGTCCTGACCAGCTTTTCTCTCGGCTTCAGTCTGACTCAGCCTTGCTGTGCACTTGGAGCGGAGAGCTGTTTTTGGAACTACACAATGGCACATACACCACACAGGCACAG ATCAAACGTGGGAACCGCCAGTGTGAGACCCTCCTTCATGATGTGGAGATCGCCAGCAGCTTGGCACTGTGCCAGGACAGGACATTCAAGTATCCTGTGAAAAAACTGCAGGAGCTATGGAG gCTGCTCCTTCTGAACCAGTTTCATGATGTGATCCCTGGCAGCTGTATAGAGATGGTTGTGGAGGATGCACTGCGGTATTATGAAG ACATCCGCACTGATGGTACTGCACTACTGCATGATGCATTCGGAGCCCTGGGGTCAAAAGGAAACAGTGCTGGTGTGTTCAACTCTCTGCCATGGGAGCGCCATGAGGTCATTGAGACTAAACATGGTTTTG TTCTGGTGAGAGTTCCCAGTGTCGGTTTATCTCCTGTCAAAGACACGCAGCCTGTGACTCCGGTCTCTGTCACAGTTCAG GCTGATGGCACCATCCTCATGGAGAACGGGATTTTACGGACTGTCGTGAACAAAGATGGCACTTTGGCGTCACTGTGTTTGATCAATGCAAACAG AGAAGCCATCTATGACGGCTGTCATGGGAACCAGTTTGTCATGTTTGATGATGTCCCACTGTACTGGGATGCTTGGGATGTCATGGACTACCATCTTCAGACGAG GAAGCCGGTGCTGGAGGTGGTGCAGCCTGCTCACGTGGTGTCCTCAGGTGGGCTGAGAGGCAGTGTGGACTTCACCCTCAGAATCAGTGATAAAAGCACAGTCACGCAGGAGATTATCATGGATGCCATGTGCCCTTACATCAAATTTAACACAGAG GTGAAGTGGGCAGAGTCACACAGGTTGCTCAAGGTGGAATTCCCTGTGCGAGTGCACAGCCCCAATGCTACATATGAGATCCAGTTTGGCCATCTGCAGAGACCCACACACAGGAACACTTCATGGGACTGGGCCAGATTTGAG GTTTGGGGTCACAAGTGGGCCGACCTGTCAGAGCACAACTTTGGAGTTGCACTGCTGAATGACTGCAAATATGGCTACTCAGTCCACAAGAACACGATGACGCTGTCCCT ACTGAGAGCACCTAAGGCCCCAGATGCCAACGCTGACATGGGGATTCACCATTTCACCTATGCGATCATGCCACACTCAG GATCCTTCCAAGATGCCTCAGTAATCCAGTGCGCCTACAACCTGAATTTCCCTCTGAGGTTAATTCAGTGCTCTCCTGACACTGTGCCCTGGAGTGCTTTTTCCGTCAGCAGCGAGGCAGTCATCCTCGAGACAGTTAAACAG GCTGAAGAGCAGAAGGGGGCACTTGTGGTCCGGCTCTATGAGTCACATGGGAGTTCTGTGACTGCAACTCTCCACACCACCCTTCCTGTGAGGGAAGCCTTTCA TTGTGACCTCTTGGAGAGACAGGACCCCACCCAACCAGCAGACATTACATCACAGGGACTGACTCTGAAATTCAGTCCCTTTCAAATTGTGTCTCTTCTCCTTATTCTGTGA